Sequence from the Nitrospinaceae bacterium genome:
GCCCCCTTCTCGTCATTGCCGGTGCCGGAAGCGGAAAAACGCGCACGGTGACCTATCGCCTCGCTCGCCTTATCGAGGACGGGGCGGCTCCCGAATCAATCCTTCTCCTAACGTTCACCAATCGAGCCTCACGCGAAATGCTCCACCGTGCCGGGGCACTTATCCAGTCCGATGTGCGCCGTATCTGGGGCGGAACCTTTCATCATGTGGGCAATCTACTCTTGAGAAGCCACGGCTCGCTCCTCGGCTTTGGTGCGAACTTCACCATTCTCGACCGTGAGGATGCCTCGGATCTTGTGGGCGACTGTGTGCGCCTCGCCGGGGTGGACCCAAAGGAAAAACACTTTCCAAAA
This genomic interval carries:
- a CDS encoding UvrD-helicase domain-containing protein, which translates into the protein MSTPEGGGRKYTLKRPPRARRGTIDYGAELNEQQLDVVMAGGGPLLVIAGAGSGKTRTVTYRLARLIEDGAAPESILLLTFTNRASREMLHRAGALIQSDVRRIWGGTFHHVGNLLLRSHGSLLGFGANFTILDREDASDLVGDCVRLAGVDPKEKHFPK